In Chlorogloeopsis sp. ULAP01, the following are encoded in one genomic region:
- the patD gene encoding heterocyst frequency control protein PatD produces the protein MSFHQDKYQTFATLLEQFRSEVVTKQLDALGMQEHLICLKQFFQQQILPLTEEKSREQSYRTEMSKQLRLLEIDVMFYQGARQSATASERRKIISDRLTTLTDYCTAISQLQ, from the coding sequence ATGTCTTTCCATCAGGACAAATATCAAACCTTCGCAACATTGTTAGAGCAATTCCGCTCAGAGGTTGTCACTAAACAGCTAGACGCACTCGGAATGCAGGAGCACCTTATCTGTTTAAAGCAATTTTTTCAGCAACAAATTTTACCTTTGACAGAAGAAAAATCACGAGAGCAATCCTATCGAACAGAAATGAGTAAACAATTGCGTCTATTAGAAATCGATGTGATGTTTTACCAAGGAGCGCGTCAATCTGCTACTGCTTCCGAACGACGCAAAATAATAAGCGATCGCTTGACAACACTTACAGATTACTGTACGGCAATTTCGCAACTACAATAA